A genomic stretch from Sinorhizobium terangae includes:
- a CDS encoding DMT family transporter, which produces MSSPAKAINTQMTMRNWALLTLLGLIWGGSFFFARVAVAHVPPFTLVLLRLGLAALALHIYIRGRYGIYPALKERWPEFLLMGLINNAIPHAFIFLGQTHIGAGLAAILNATTPIWTVLIANMATDDEKLSAAKISGCLLGLAGTIVLIGPSALAGLVGNSTTIPLWALVLPVLAAVSYGLAATYGKRFRSLAPPVTAAGQLTASTLMMLPIAALADTPWMLPAPPMTAVFAVLGLALVSTSYGYILYFRIMAEAGATNASLVTLLVPPSAILLGYLFLGETLQTADIAGMALIATGLAVLDGRILKLRYST; this is translated from the coding sequence ATGAGTTCACCGGCAAAGGCGATCAACACACAGATGACGATGCGCAACTGGGCGCTCCTGACCCTGCTCGGTCTTATCTGGGGCGGCTCCTTTTTCTTCGCCCGCGTTGCCGTTGCCCATGTGCCACCCTTCACGCTGGTTCTCCTGCGTCTCGGTCTCGCAGCACTTGCTCTCCACATCTACATCCGCGGCCGCTATGGCATCTATCCGGCGCTCAAGGAACGCTGGCCCGAATTCCTGTTGATGGGTTTGATCAACAATGCCATTCCGCACGCCTTCATCTTCCTGGGCCAGACCCACATCGGCGCAGGACTCGCCGCAATCCTGAACGCGACAACCCCGATCTGGACCGTATTGATCGCCAACATGGCAACGGACGACGAGAAGCTGAGCGCCGCCAAGATCAGCGGCTGTCTGCTGGGCTTGGCAGGCACCATCGTGCTCATCGGGCCGAGTGCGCTTGCGGGCCTTGTCGGTAATTCCACAACGATCCCGCTTTGGGCACTTGTCCTGCCGGTGCTGGCCGCCGTCAGCTACGGCCTGGCGGCAACCTACGGCAAGCGCTTCCGCAGTCTGGCACCGCCGGTCACTGCAGCCGGACAATTGACGGCATCGACACTGATGATGCTGCCGATCGCGGCGCTTGCCGATACGCCATGGATGCTGCCCGCGCCGCCGATGACGGCCGTCTTCGCTGTCCTTGGCCTCGCCCTCGTCTCCACCTCTTACGGTTACATTCTTTATTTCCGGATCATGGCGGAGGCCGGGGCGACCAATGCTTCGCTCGTCACTCTGCTCGTACCGCCGAGTGCCATATTGCTTGGCTATCTCTTTCTCGGCGAGACGCTGCAGACGGCGGATATCGCCGGCATGGCGCTCATCGCAACCGGCCTCGCGGTCCTCGACGGACGCATCCTGAAGCTTCGATATTCGACCTGA
- the metF gene encoding methylenetetrahydrofolate reductase [NAD(P)H], which produces MTTRTLYPAERGNLRLSFEYFPPKTDEMEVQLFQTVADLSVFDPAFVTVTYGAGGSTKARSLTTVKRMIGEMGIGNTAAHLTCVGAPKAEVDAVIEEFLAFGVRHFVALRGDPQGGIGSAYQPFPGGYENAAALVKALRARGDFEISVSAYPEKHPESPDVAADIDMLKRKVDNGATRAITQFFFDNDDFELYLERVRRAGVQVPIVPGILPINNLAQVQRFAGLCGARVPEVIHSRLAHLEDQPAERFKEATHIAAEQIVDLARRGVRDFHLYTMNRSPLVTAVCDLVGYARVPAREAAVDLPMRAVASA; this is translated from the coding sequence ATGACGACACGGACGCTTTATCCGGCCGAGCGTGGCAATCTCAGGCTTTCATTCGAGTATTTTCCTCCGAAGACCGACGAGATGGAGGTGCAGCTCTTCCAGACGGTGGCTGACCTCTCGGTTTTCGACCCTGCCTTCGTCACCGTGACCTACGGTGCCGGCGGCTCGACGAAGGCCCGCTCGCTGACGACCGTCAAGCGCATGATCGGCGAAATGGGCATCGGGAACACTGCGGCGCATCTGACCTGCGTCGGCGCCCCGAAGGCCGAAGTCGATGCGGTGATCGAGGAGTTCCTGGCCTTCGGCGTCCGGCATTTCGTGGCGCTCCGGGGCGACCCGCAGGGCGGCATCGGCAGCGCCTACCAGCCATTTCCCGGCGGTTATGAAAACGCCGCCGCGCTCGTCAAGGCCTTGCGCGCCCGTGGCGACTTCGAAATATCGGTTTCGGCCTATCCGGAAAAACACCCGGAGAGCCCGGACGTCGCCGCCGATATCGACATGCTGAAGCGCAAGGTTGACAACGGGGCGACGCGGGCGATCACGCAGTTCTTCTTCGACAACGACGATTTCGAGCTCTATCTGGAGCGCGTGCGAAGGGCTGGCGTCCAGGTGCCGATCGTGCCGGGGATCCTGCCGATCAACAATCTCGCTCAGGTGCAGAGATTCGCCGGACTGTGCGGTGCGCGTGTTCCCGAGGTGATCCATTCGCGGCTCGCCCATCTTGAAGACCAGCCCGCGGAGCGGTTCAAGGAAGCCACCCATATCGCCGCCGAGCAGATTGTCGATCTCGCCCGGCGCGGCGTGCGCGATTTCCATCTCTACACGATGAACCGCTCGCCGCTTGTTACCGCCGTTTGCGATCTTGTTGGCTACGCGCGCGTCCCGGCGCGGGAGGCCGCTGTCGACCTTCCGATGAGGGCGGTCGCAAGCGCGTAG